In Candidatus Paracaedimonas acanthamoebae, a single window of DNA contains:
- a CDS encoding serine hydroxymethyltransferase, translated as MTEFKFLPLQDADVFQAIEHELHRQQTQLEMIASENFVSPAVLEAQGSIMTNKYAEGYPGHRYYGGCTYVDQVETLAIERAKQLFNCTYVNVQPHSGSQANQAVFLALLKPGDTFLGMDLNCGGHLTHGSAVNMSGKWFNAVSYPVHKETHLLDYDLIEELALKHKPKLIIAGGSAYPRIIDFERFRKIADQISAYLMVDMAHFAGLVAGGVFPSPLPHAHVVTTTTHKTLRGPRGGMILSNHQDIGKKFNSAIFPGAQGGPLMHVIAAKAVAFKEALSPTFKHYATQVVKNAQTLVKTLTEQGFNITTKGTDCHLLLVDLQHQKLTGHEACEALEHAGITCNKNGIPFDPLPPLKTSGIRLGSPALTTRGMGEAEFEEIGLMIAELLKSLRQGDLTATQQKIRQKVTHLCQAFPLYKDF; from the coding sequence ATGACAGAATTTAAATTTCTTCCCCTTCAAGATGCCGATGTCTTCCAGGCTATTGAGCACGAGCTTCATCGTCAACAAACCCAACTCGAGATGATTGCTTCCGAAAATTTCGTTTCTCCCGCTGTCCTCGAGGCTCAGGGCAGCATTATGACGAATAAATATGCAGAAGGATATCCTGGACACCGTTACTATGGAGGATGCACTTATGTGGATCAAGTTGAGACCCTTGCCATAGAGCGGGCGAAACAACTTTTTAATTGCACTTATGTAAATGTACAACCACATTCGGGATCACAAGCGAACCAAGCTGTATTTTTAGCACTTCTGAAGCCAGGTGATACCTTTTTAGGGATGGATCTTAACTGCGGTGGACATCTCACCCATGGTTCAGCCGTGAATATGTCAGGCAAATGGTTTAACGCCGTTAGTTATCCTGTCCATAAAGAAACTCATCTTTTAGATTATGATCTTATCGAGGAACTTGCCCTAAAACATAAACCTAAGCTGATTATTGCCGGGGGCTCCGCTTATCCTCGCATCATTGATTTTGAACGCTTTAGAAAGATTGCTGACCAGATTAGCGCTTACTTAATGGTAGATATGGCCCATTTTGCGGGATTAGTTGCTGGGGGCGTTTTCCCCTCACCTCTTCCCCATGCGCATGTTGTCACAACGACCACTCATAAAACTTTACGAGGTCCTCGCGGGGGAATGATCCTTTCCAATCATCAAGATATAGGAAAGAAATTTAATTCAGCTATCTTTCCCGGTGCTCAAGGCGGCCCTTTAATGCACGTTATTGCCGCAAAAGCCGTTGCGTTCAAAGAAGCGCTTTCTCCTACTTTTAAGCACTATGCAACTCAAGTTGTTAAAAACGCGCAAACTCTCGTGAAAACATTGACCGAGCAAGGATTTAATATCACAACCAAAGGGACAGATTGCCATCTTTTACTTGTTGATTTGCAGCATCAAAAATTAACGGGCCATGAAGCTTGTGAGGCTCTTGAGCACGCCGGAATCACTTGCAATAAAAATGGAATCCCTTTTGACCCTTTGCCTCCCTTAAAAACTTCTGGGATTCGTTTAGGTTCTCCAGCTCTCACCACGCGAGGCATGGGGGAAGCAGAATTCGAAGAAATTGGATTGATGATCGCAGAATTATTAAAAAGTCTTCGCCAAGGAGATCTTACAGCCACACAACAAAAGATTCGGCAAAAGGTTACTCATCTTTGTCAGGCCTTTCCTCTTTATAAGGATTTTTAA